The genomic segment ACCTGCATTCTCACCATACCTGTTtctcattcaaaaataaaaaaattaataaaacttatatatatttcatttgtGAAAATAAACCATACTGAAACATTACGGATAGCCGTGGAGTAACGGGTAAAGTTGTTGTTgtgtgactaggaggtcacgggttcaaacaTTGAAAATAGTGTCAGAAATGCGaagtaagactgcgtacaatacacacTTGTGGTGAGATCCTTCCCCGGATCCAGAGCATAgtaggagctttagtgcacccgGTTGCCCTTTATTAAACCATATTGAAACATGAAGAGGTCAGAGCCTTGgggtaactggtaaagttgctgtcatttGACCAAGAGGTCACAATTCAAGCATTGGAAatagcctctgacagaaatgcgaAATAAGGCTGCGTACAAACACCGGCCCcagtgcatagcgggagctttagtgcaccggactggcCTTTTCTAAAGCATATTGAAACATGATCTTATAACCATTGATCCTACTATGTGAAAATAAACAATGTTATATGCTCTAACGAAGCGACAATAACATATCCAGTGTAATCCAACAAGTAGGGTCAGTCTTGTATTACCCTATTGTGAAGGTAGTGAGGTTTTTCTGATATAGACTTTTGACTCGAGTAAAGCATATCAAATTAATCAGGTATTTGGGATTACAAGAAACGCGAGAATGCCACATTAAGCAAAGGGGTATCACGCGACATTGCTTATTGAAAATCCTGCGTACGCCACTAGACTCAacaatgtatgtatgtatgttattGCATACctctttgtgtgtgtgtgtatataataatgtaaaagaaTATGCATTTCCCATTTACACAATTTGATTTTACTTTCATATGACATGTTTCCATAATTAAGTTCCAAGAACCTTTcgttatttcttaaattttgtgttcaATCAAATACGATCATACAAAATAAATCGAAGAAAATATTTAGCATATCTGTTTGCTTGCTCGTTAGCGCTGTTTTTGGAAATAAGGTATACCTATTAGTGACCATCCTAGTCACAGCACCAGAAGTTGCAGACAATGTTTGTTTTTCAGCAGCTTCAGCAGCATCTAATATCTTGTCTGCATTTTCAATCAGAAAAAATTATCAGTAAACATTCTCGAAATGGAAAAATAGAGAGAATAAGGAGTTGTTTGGacatatacttttttttcttttttcaaaaaaaaaaaaaatctgttgTTTGATTATACATTAAATTGATTTTGTAGGTAGTTTTTGAAAATGAGTTATACAGTGAAATTTTTCGAGATAAACATCCAGTAACCTCAAATTATGGCCAAaattgctacgacacactcccaACTTCTCAGGAGTCTTTTTACCCCTGAActcaaactcaattttagcattatttttgtcactcttttgtGCTGATATGAcacatttattacataaaatgagatTCATGTCAAAGGTGTCACATCAACTAAAAAGTTTGACAAAAATACGCTGAAATTTAGTTCTggggtaataggatccccgtGAAGTtaagtgtgtcgtagcaaatttggccatagttcaggggtactagatattttactcaatttttttcagtagcataaatttaatatttttttcaagtgaAATGCATTTCCAAACATaacttcatctttaatttttttttttcctcaaatttcAAATATGTTTGTCCAAACGAGTCCTTAGGGCCTATTTGGACATGAATTatctttttcaagtaaaattcTTATTCACTCACAACGCTTCGACTTTTTTCTTTAAGTGTAATACATAtccaaatacaatttcaattttcaaaagtcatttttttttaactttaaaaactcTTTTTTACAAATTTCAATCAAATCTATGTCCAAACGCCTATTGACAATGTTGGCTAGTAACTATGTTGCTCCGACtttataaaaatgttattgagtGTGTGTCATATCATATAAAAAtgacataatatataaacatgtcGTTTAACTTAGCCGCCGCAATTACATCTATGACCTCTAACTTTGGGTGTGCTCaaatagacacttaaacttgtataatattgaacaagtagacacatataTCCTACGTGGCGTTCAACGAGGCCAATTCTTGACCAACATGACGTCCTACGAGTATTATACCATATAGAACGTGTgtatctacttgttcaactttatacaaatttaaatgtCTACTTGTGTATATCCAAAATTGAAAGTTATAGATGTAATTTGAGGTCCACTTAAAGGGTTATTATGCCTTTAAAAATAATAGTGCACATTTTTGAATGATTCGACGTGATTGcaagaatatttttgaaaaattcgaGTAACATAGTGGTGGATACTTACTGACAGCATCAAGTGAAGCCAATAGAACTTCACCAGGGACCATGGCTAAGAATTTCTTGCCAGCTTCTGACCTAACCATAGGCCCCATAACTGATCCAGTTGCAATTCCAACTCCATTAAGCATTGATTTGCTCATTTTTTCTGTCATTTTTGACAGCTTCCTCACACTACAAAAACATATTCCATGACAGCTTTTAGTACAATCTTTTTGACGTTGTGGACACTAGATGAAAAAACATAAGCACAATCCTTAAACATGTCTTTTAATTTGATCTCAGATCACATTTATAATCTCTAATTTTGGGTGTGTGCAAGTAGGCACTCGAACTTGTATAAAGTtaaacaagtagacacatatgtcTTATGTGGCATCCAACGTGGTCAATTCTTATCCTGCGCAGCGTTCTGTGAAGATTATGTCACATAGGACGTGTGTGTCTACTTGTCcaactttatataagtttaaaTGTCTACTTGTACACATCCAAAGTTGGAGATCATAAATGTGATTTAAGGTCAAGTTAAAggtcatgtttatgtattatgccaaaaaCATAATACATAATCGTGTTCTTTAATTTGGCCTCAGTTCAGATctatgattttcaacttcagatgtacataagtagacacttaaatttgtataaagttgaacaaatagacACACACATTCTATGTGGTATGATACACGTAGGATGTCATGTAGGACATGAATTGGACACGTAGAATGTCACATAGGACGCATGTGTCTTcttgttcaattttatacaagttaaggtgtctacttgtgcacactcAAAGTTGGAGAGCGTAGATGAAAGTTAAAGCCAAGTTAAAGGACACATTTATGAATTATGCTAATAAAAAAACACcctttctctttttacttttcGAAGAATGCACGACAACAGTAAAAACTTTTAACGACAATAAATATGGACGTTAACAAAGTGCATTAAAAGCTTTTAACTACATTAATTAATTGTCAGCGGATTCAATATCATCATAGATTTTAGAGGCGTTTACAAAGAGCACTAACATGCACTTGTCGCAAATAATTACCTCAAAAAAATAACTTAGCGCCATTTAAGTTATTGCCGTTAACTAATTGCCGCAAAATTTCTTTTCTGGTCTAGAGATGGTCTCCACATTTATTCTTTTACTGTGTGAAATATCTTAGTACACGCTAAAGGTTGAAATCGAAAAAGGGtatttgaaaattaaagttgtgtttgAATATGAAGAAAAAGTTGTAGTCTTACGAACGAAAACTTGAAAAACTCCACAAACCTAATTTTCAAACTTCAAATTCTATATTTCGAGTTTGAAGTTGAAAGGTCAGTTTGATAAACAAACAATTCATCAAATAATTCCAAGTTCACAAGGTCCTATTattcctgaactcaattttaacatatttttatcacttttttacGCTGACGtagcacctttattacataaaatagacCCCACATCAAAGAGTGTCATGTGAGCTAAAAAGGTTAACAAAAGGTGTTATAtcagctaaaaaggatgacaaaatacgttaaaatttaATTAGAGAGATAATAGAACCTCTATAATGTTGAAATTTATCGTAGCAAATATGTTCATAGTTTAAGAGATACTACATGCTTTGCTTTACTCTATAATATATCTAGTTTTTTTTAACCTTTAACCTTTTTAACTTTTGACACCTTCAGAAtaataaagagataaaagaaCAATTATTGAGTAGACATAACTATGTTATTTTTCTTTAGCTTTTTGACTAAATGATCATAAAAGATAATGAGAAAGGAATTTTTAGTATATTGTACCGTTTTAGGCTTTCATTGactgaattatttttatttgtggcaTTGCCTTTCTTTTTGGTAATAGTAGAACCATAGTTATCTACTGCTGGAATTAAGATAGTTTCACCTCCCTTTTGCACCTGCATTTcactcaaaaatgaaaatttttagtATCGAATTTCGAGCGAGATAAGCATCGAGTACTCCGTCGAACTATGGTCAAAATTGTTACGACACACATCAACTTCAaagaggtcctattacccctgaactcaattttagcgtatttttggcACCATTTTgtgctgatgtggcacctttattacataaaatggaacTCACGTCAATacaaaaggatgacaaaaatacactaaaattaagttcgggggtaataggaccccgtgAAGTGGAGTGTGTagaaaatttgatcataattcagGAGTACCAGATGCTTCACTCATTTAAATATAAAGTGATGATTGTCCAAGATCATATAAGAACAGAACAGACTAGGTACTTATTCAACCAACATTCAAACACATCTTTGGCACGTTTAGGCCTGGACATCTGAAGCACAGATAACATATGAATCCGGACTTTGAGAAGAAAACAAAGTGTTTTGAGTAAAACATTTAGTACCctctgaactatgaccaaatttgctacaacAAACACTCCAACTTCACGAGGATCTTATTACCCCTAAACtaaatttagcgtatttttgtcaatctttttttAGCGGACATGACACCTTTTGTCACACTTTTTAACTGGTGTagccccattttatgtaataaaggtgtcacgccagtataaaagggtgacaaaaatatgctaaaattgagttcaggacgTAATAAGACCCTGTGAAGTTGAAGTGAGTTGTAACAACTGTGCAATAATTCAGGGGTACTGGATACTTATCTCCAAAGTTTTTAGCTAACCTAACTTCAAAAGCAAACTCATCCTAACTTGTACGCTATGGATTCACGTGATATGTATTAAGAAATTCATCAAATATTattgagataatacatcaaaatcctCCAAACTTatcgccaaaacttactttagcacttaaactaatattctatttatttaccccgttaatatctttaaattgaattaatttcaccccttaatatataatatcacTCTCATAACAgagagtgcatcacactcgcTGATACATCAGCGCCACgtaaataaagaattttttttaaatattttatattatatatttacatatttttaaatatatataaaatattttaaattaaaaaaataccacACACTCCATTTTACATCTTCTTCATAACCACCCACCCCTCCttcccctccccctccccctcccgtCCACTCCCACACCTGCACACACATCTCGTCCACCCCCTACACTGCCACACCTGCACACACACCCATCCACCTCCGTCCACCCCCACACAACAACACATGCACACACACATCAGATTTTTCGGCAAATTTTCGCCGAAAAACGTCATTACCATCATTAAAAAAtaccttaaaatagtgataaaaaactCAACTCACCTGATAAATTCgatcaaatcaacaccaaattctcTAAACTCAACAACCAATCATTTCCAACATAGAAAAAGACATAAGACTTAGATAAGTTTATTAATTCTACagtatcaattttattttaccaaattatcctgaaaaaaaaaaaaacacaatcaaAGATGACTATCAGCCATACAGGGggaattaattcactttaaagttgttaagggggtaaataattgtccgattaatttagaatttaaagtaagttttggccACAAGTTCAGGAGTGTTTCGATGTACTATCTCaatattatttacaaatttaGACTATAAACAGTTATTACTGTACACATATGAACTTGATGAGATCGTTATAAGAatttataaactttaaattctGAATCTAACTTTCTAGTTCTAAATATGACACATTCATACTATCTAAGAGTAAGTTTTGAGTGCTTGGAAGATATTCATACTAGTCTTGAAGATCATATAAGGAAaacacattttaaaaaataaaagacgatgcaacaacatcaataacatcaacagcaaacaacatacctagtgtaatctcATAAGTGGGATCTgaagagggtaaagtgtatgcaaaTCTTAAAATGGTAGAGAGCTTATTTTCGATAGAACCTCGACTCAAAAGAAATGCAAAAGAAAGCATaagcaacaaataaaaaaaaagtaaagcatCTAATACCtttgaactatgaccaaagttgctacgacacactccaacttcacagggtcctattacccctgaactcaattttagtatatttttatcatCATTTTTAGCTGATGTGCCACCCTTTTAACTGACGTGGTACCTTTAACGTGAGCCTTacttttatgtaataaagatgtcacgtcagcacaaaaggtTGGCAAAGTAcgtacgctaaaattgagttcaagaaTAATACGGTGAAGTTGGAGTCTGTCGTAGTAATTTTGATCATAATTTGAAGGGCACTGAATGATtatctcaaacaaaaataaaaacaaaatagtgTGATAATCGAGGCTAAAGAAACAACAAGCCATAATAAAAATCTAACAATACAAAACAACaagaataaaacaacaaaaagtaaaatgtattaaaaaaaaaaaaagcaaacctGATTAGTATAAGCATTGCTACATTTGAAAATCCCTTTAACAATTTGACCAGTACCATTAGCAATTGCCTTAGCCAAAACATCATTATAATCTTCAATTCTTGGTGCAAATTGCTTCCAATCAATATCACTTTTCCTCATTGATTTTGATGAACAAGTAAACAATGCATTTTCTTTAAGGAATGCATCTAATAATCCAAGATTTCCACTACCCTTTTCAGAAAATGTGACACCATAACTCAATGGATGTCCATTTTTAACAAGCAAAGTGAACAAATAATGTAATGAATCAAGTTTTACTACTGGTTCATCTTTTGTTAATGGCCATTGAAGTTCATCACCAACTTTTATGATTGTAGCTACACAAACATCTTCTTCCAATAttgaaaaaattgtgaaaattccATTTGAAAGTTCTATAGATTCTCCTTCATCCATTAGATGAACTTTGCATGATGGAATGTGTAAAAGAACTTCATGTTTGATGTTCTTGATTTGTTGTGTTTGTGTTTGTGTTTGTGTTTGTGTTTGTGTTCGTGAAGGTTGTTTGGCTATGGGGAAACTTTTGGATCTCTTTGTCTTAAAgcaactcatttttttttttttggtgttgtttttttctttgtggCTTGGAAGAACTTTGAGGTATAAAAAGCAATGGAAAGGGTGAAAAAATTATTCTTCTACATATACTAATAatggcataatatatataaatgtcGATTTAACTTAGTGGCGGAGTCGGAATTTTCATTGAGAAGGTTCAATAGTAAATATATGGACTAGTCGAATGGGTTCagcatctactatatatacataaaaatattttcgaccatgtaaaaatagtacaATTTTTTGTCGAAGGTGGTTTGAATGAACCCCTAGATCCAAGGTAGCTCCGCTACTGCTTAGCCTCATATGTCAGCGACGCCCTCCAACTTTGATGTGCACAAGTAGATATTTAAACTTGTATaatgttgaataaataaacgTATGCGTCCTGTGTGGCATCTACATGACAATCTCACTGAATTGTCACGTAGATGTTACATTGTGTGTTTATTTATTCTACTTTATACATGTTTAAGTGTTTGCAAGTGCATGCTCAAAGTTGAAGGCATAAATGTCAACTGAGACCAAGTTAAAagacatatttatgtattatgcctatttTAATTGAGTTAAAGTTATATACGTCGTCACTATACACAATTTTTATGTTATCATGTCACATTATTACATGTTGTAACACATTATTACATGTCACTTACGAGGCGACTTGCTAATAACAAGGATAAGAATGAccttagggatcgtttggtttgACGACAAGTTATGTCAGGATTAGTTACGTTGAAATTAGTTATTCcgatattattttt from the Capsicum annuum cultivar UCD-10X-F1 chromosome 9, UCD10Xv1.1, whole genome shotgun sequence genome contains:
- the LOC107840973 gene encoding senescence/dehydration-associated protein At4g35985, chloroplastic gives rise to the protein MSCFKTKRSKSFPIAKQPSRTQTQTQTQTQTQQIKNIKHEVLLHIPSCKVHLMDEGESIELSNGIFTIFSILEEDVCVATIIKVGDELQWPLTKDEPVVKLDSLHYLFTLLVKNGHPLSYGVTFSEKGSGNLGLLDAFLKENALFTCSSKSMRKSDIDWKQFAPRIEDYNDVLAKAIANGTGQIVKGIFKCSNAYTNQVQKGGETILIPAVDNYGSTITKKKGNATNKNNSVNESLKRVRKLSKMTEKMSKSMLNGVGIATGSVMGPMVRSEAGKKFLAMVPGEVLLASLDAVNKILDAAEAAEKQTLSATSGAVTRMVTNRYGENAGEATEDALATVGHCAGTAWNVFKIRKALNPASSVTSGALNAAKNRK